In Candidatus Epulonipiscium viviparus, one DNA window encodes the following:
- a CDS encoding segregation and condensation protein A — MNFNLADFTGPLDLLLHLLNKNQMEIQNIEISSITEQYMAYIDAATVAPELEYMSEFIVMAATLLLIKSGTLLPSAQKELIADDDPKAELIERLLEYKKIKYISDELNKKQGQKILRYFRNVEVANTIIPPPTVAEVLGNTTIDDLHATFEQLMRQQKLLAMQQEKTIDPEILKPEVYTIEQKSKYILEILAAAKKTTFFSLCYPDMPKSEFITTFMTLLELVHKKDILIFQNLEFNDIEIKGTNYETN, encoded by the coding sequence ATGAATTTCAATCTTGCGGATTTTACAGGTCCGCTTGATTTATTGTTACACTTACTAAATAAGAATCAAATGGAAATCCAAAATATAGAAATTTCTTCTATTACTGAGCAATATATGGCATATATCGACGCTGCCACCGTGGCACCAGAACTTGAGTATATGAGCGAATTTATTGTTATGGCAGCAACTCTTTTGCTTATTAAATCTGGAACACTTCTGCCTTCTGCACAAAAAGAGCTCATTGCTGATGATGATCCTAAAGCAGAATTAATCGAACGACTGCTAGAATATAAAAAAATTAAATATATATCTGATGAATTAAATAAAAAGCAAGGACAAAAAATATTGCGATATTTTAGAAATGTAGAAGTCGCCAATACGATTATTCCTCCTCCAACAGTAGCCGAAGTTTTGGGCAATACTACAATAGACGATCTGCATGCTACTTTTGAGCAACTTATGCGCCAGCAAAAATTACTTGCTATGCAACAAGAAAAAACAATTGATCCAGAAATTTTAAAGCCAGAAGTTTATACCATAGAACAAAAAAGTAAATATATTCTCGAAATCTTAGCAGCAGCAAAAAAAACAACCTTCTTTTCTCTTTGCTATCCAGATATGCCAAAATCAGAGTTTATTACTACTTTTATGACACTTTTGGAACTTGTTCATAAAAAAGATATACTAATTTTTCAAAATTTAGAATTTAATGATATAGAAATAAAAGGAACCAACTATGAAACTAACTGA
- a CDS encoding YeiH family protein — protein sequence MQSFNSILSKCKNIFPGLLAAVIIAILAKFLEDAMPIHLIGASVIAIFIGMILNAIYKPAALSVGLKFTSKKILKLAIILLGASLSIQTVLEVGKLSLIVMCATLLTCFGGGYFIGKALGLNWKISNLISAGTGICGGSAIAAIAPVIDAEDTDIAYAMSATFLFDMAMIVLFPFMGHALGLSDMAYGLWAGTAVNDTSSVVAAGYAYSEAAGDFATMVKLTRTLSIIPTVLVFAYVNARVKQKEAGIQTTKKVNIKNLFPYFIVGFLLLSAFKSLGFIPEPVSVTLKELSKFLMVMALGAIGYSTSFKEMKKSGIAPMIHGFIISALVVIVAIGVEYLMGMV from the coding sequence TTGCAATCTTTTAATTCCATATTATCAAAATGTAAAAATATTTTTCCTGGTCTACTGGCAGCAGTGATTATTGCTATACTCGCTAAGTTTTTAGAAGATGCCATGCCTATACACCTAATCGGGGCATCTGTCATTGCAATATTCATTGGAATGATTTTGAACGCTATATACAAACCAGCGGCATTATCTGTTGGACTAAAATTTACATCTAAAAAAATACTTAAACTAGCTATTATTTTGTTGGGAGCTTCTCTTAGTATACAAACTGTTTTAGAAGTAGGTAAGCTATCACTGATTGTTATGTGCGCTACACTTTTAACGTGCTTTGGAGGCGGGTATTTTATAGGAAAAGCACTTGGGCTCAATTGGAAAATTTCCAATCTCATTTCTGCTGGAACAGGCATTTGTGGTGGTTCTGCCATTGCCGCAATTGCACCCGTAATAGATGCTGAAGATACTGATATTGCTTATGCTATGTCTGCGACATTTTTATTCGATATGGCCATGATTGTGCTATTTCCTTTTATGGGGCATGCCTTAGGACTTTCTGATATGGCATATGGGTTGTGGGCAGGTACAGCTGTAAATGATACCTCTAGCGTTGTTGCCGCAGGATACGCATATAGTGAAGCCGCTGGAGACTTTGCAACCATGGTTAAACTTACAAGAACACTTTCTATCATTCCTACAGTATTAGTTTTTGCATACGTAAATGCAAGAGTAAAACAAAAAGAAGCCGGTATTCAAACGACCAAAAAAGTTAATATCAAAAATTTGTTCCCTTACTTTATAGTTGGATTTTTACTTCTTTCTGCTTTTAAAAGTTTGGGATTTATTCCCGAGCCTGTCTCTGTAACACTCAAAGAATTAAGCAAATTTTTAATGGTTATGGCTTTGGGCGCTATTGGTTATAGCACTAGTTTTAAGGAAATGAAAAAGTCTGGAATTGCTCCAATGATACATGGTTTTATCATCTCGGCACTTGTCGTTATCGTTGCCATAGGAGTAGAATATTTAATGGGAATGGTTTAA
- a CDS encoding thiamine diphosphokinase: protein MKVAILVNGYYGNYNFCNDLNEYDTIICADNGLFHADYLGIEPDYIIGDFDSLNKELLLKYEHVSKKTLSIQKDETDTEAAVDYAISLGATEIVVYGGIGSRFDHSFANVSLLVKLATLGIKSSIKNAHNTIYLVINKINIHSNKDTLVSLLPLSEKVTGVATTGLYYSLNNGSFELGKPYGISNFMTKNSATISLKTGKLLVILAID from the coding sequence ATGAAGGTTGCAATTTTAGTGAATGGATACTATGGAAATTATAATTTTTGTAATGACTTAAATGAATATGATACAATCATCTGTGCCGATAACGGTTTATTTCATGCCGACTATTTAGGCATTGAGCCCGATTATATTATTGGTGATTTTGATAGTTTAAACAAAGAATTATTATTAAAATATGAACACGTTAGCAAAAAAACCTTAAGTATACAAAAAGATGAAACAGATACAGAAGCAGCGGTCGATTATGCTATTAGTCTTGGTGCTACAGAAATTGTAGTATATGGCGGTATTGGAAGTCGGTTTGATCATTCATTTGCAAACGTATCATTGCTCGTAAAACTTGCAACTCTCGGAATAAAATCAAGCATAAAAAATGCACATAACACTATTTATTTAGTAATTAACAAAATAAATATTCATTCTAACAAAGATACTTTGGTGAGTCTATTACCACTTAGTGAGAAAGTAACTGGCGTTGCCACAACAGGTCTTTATTACAGTTTAAACAATGGCAGTTTTGAACTAGGAAAACCTTATGGCATCAGTAATTTTATGACTAAAAATTCAGCCACTATCTCTTTAAAAACTGGAAAGCTTCTTGTTATTTTAGCAATTGATTAA
- the rpe gene encoding ribulose-phosphate 3-epimerase, with protein MVHLAPSILAADFSNLGQDIATAQNAGVQYFHLDVMDGHFVPNISFGTPVIQSIAPHIYGIMDIHLMVTNPEKYIEEYIQLGANIITVHYETCTHLNRIIDMIKQGGAQAGVSINPATPVAALVDIVHCVDMILVMSVNPGFGGQSFIPHTLKKIRQVREMAPNVLIEVDGGITLANVNEVIKAGANLIVAGSSVFEKEKISENVKKFYKIFKE; from the coding sequence ATGGTACATTTAGCACCATCAATATTAGCAGCAGATTTTTCAAACCTTGGCCAGGATATCGCAACTGCGCAAAATGCAGGTGTACAATACTTTCATCTAGATGTTATGGACGGACATTTTGTTCCCAATATCAGTTTCGGCACACCTGTCATACAATCAATAGCTCCGCATATATACGGAATTATGGATATTCACTTAATGGTTACTAATCCTGAAAAATATATAGAAGAATATATACAATTGGGTGCAAACATAATTACTGTTCATTACGAAACTTGTACTCACTTAAATAGAATCATTGACATGATTAAACAAGGTGGCGCACAGGCGGGAGTTTCTATCAACCCAGCAACTCCTGTCGCTGCCCTTGTAGATATTGTCCATTGTGTTGATATGATTTTAGTAATGAGTGTCAATCCAGGGTTTGGTGGCCAAAGTTTTATTCCGCATACCCTTAAAAAAATACGACAAGTTAGAGAAATGGCACCTAATGTTTTGATAGAAGTAGATGGAGGCATTACACTTGCGAACGTAAATGAGGTAATTAAAGCTGGAGCCAATTTGATTGTTGCTGGTTCTAGTGTATTTGAAAAGGAAAAGATATCAGAAAATGTAAAAAAATTTTATAAAATATTTAAGGAGTAA
- the rsgA gene encoding ribosome small subunit-dependent GTPase A: MEGKIIKGIAGFFYVSPNAGDQIYECKARGKFRNEKQTPLIGDIVKISTTNYEGSTKGDFLQGTIEEILPRQNQLLRPAVANVDQGIIVFSLSYPVMHLDLLDRFLVIMELSNIDSVIVLNKLDEAFGDKYKEIVNGYRLSGYKVICTSATDGDIDEIKALLKDKTSFFAGPSGVGKSTLLNAICPDFKLETGAVSQKIKRGKHTTRHTELLTLSFGGYVLDTPGFTSLKMDTIEPDLLQDYFIEFNQYKDKCKFNGCTHTHEPDCAVKLAVENGSIYKSRYQSYLNYFEELKNNKKW, from the coding sequence ATGGAAGGTAAAATAATTAAAGGTATTGCAGGGTTTTTCTACGTTTCACCCAATGCAGGTGATCAAATTTATGAATGTAAAGCACGAGGAAAATTTAGAAACGAAAAACAGACTCCTCTTATTGGAGATATTGTAAAAATTAGTACAACTAACTATGAAGGTAGTACAAAAGGTGATTTTTTACAGGGTACTATAGAAGAAATATTACCGCGGCAAAATCAACTTTTGCGACCAGCAGTTGCCAATGTAGATCAAGGAATAATTGTGTTTTCACTTTCGTATCCAGTTATGCATTTAGATTTACTCGATCGATTTTTAGTTATAATGGAGCTGTCCAACATAGACTCCGTAATAGTTCTAAATAAGCTAGACGAAGCATTTGGTGATAAATACAAAGAAATTGTTAATGGATATAGATTAAGCGGGTATAAAGTTATTTGTACTTCTGCAACAGATGGTGATATTGACGAAATAAAAGCTTTGCTCAAAGATAAAACTTCGTTTTTCGCCGGGCCTTCTGGAGTAGGTAAATCTACATTATTAAATGCAATTTGTCCCGATTTTAAATTAGAAACAGGAGCAGTGAGTCAAAAAATTAAAAGAGGAAAACATACCACCAGACACACAGAACTTCTAACACTATCATTTGGTGGGTATGTTTTAGACACTCCTGGTTTTACATCTCTCAAAATGGATACTATCGAACCAGATTTATTACAAGATTATTTTATAGAATTTAATCAATATAAAGACAAATGTAAATTTAACGGATGCACACACACTCATGAACCCGACTGTGCGGTTAAACTTGCTGTAGAAAACGGCAGTATATATAAATCTAGATACCAAAGTTATCTAAATTACTTCGAGGAATTAAAAAATAACAAGAAATGGTAG
- the nrdG gene encoding anaerobic ribonucleoside-triphosphate reductase activating protein — translation MYYSQIRNYDTANGVGIRTTLFVSGCTRSCEGCFNEEYKNFRNGLLWDKETETKFLKHISSPNINGVSILGGEPFDQIRDNSLVNLIQHIKFETNKNIWIYSGYVFEDIIKNPKRKAILKGCDILVDGPFEKTLKDARLSFRGSSNQRIIDIQKSLIQNLIVLYDI, via the coding sequence ATGTATTATTCACAAATAAGAAATTATGATACAGCAAATGGAGTGGGGATTCGCACCACTCTTTTTGTTTCAGGATGCACACGTTCTTGTGAAGGATGCTTTAATGAAGAATATAAAAATTTTCGAAACGGATTGTTATGGGATAAAGAAACAGAAACTAAATTTCTCAAACACATTAGCTCTCCTAATATTAATGGAGTATCAATCTTGGGCGGTGAGCCTTTTGATCAAATTAGAGACAATTCATTAGTAAACCTTATACAACATATTAAATTTGAAACCAATAAAAATATTTGGATTTATTCTGGCTATGTTTTTGAAGATATCATTAAAAATCCAAAACGCAAAGCTATATTAAAGGGGTGTGATATACTAGTGGATGGTCCATTCGAAAAAACACTCAAGGATGCGCGGCTCTCATTTCGAGGCAGCAGCAATCAAAGAATAATTGATATACAAAAAAGTCTCATACAAAACTTAATTGTGTTATATGATATATAA
- a CDS encoding HD-GYP domain-containing protein, with product MRLVIASQKHIGKKLAYPIRTNKGLIFMPQGRELTASIITRIRNLGITYIYIEEKFSDEVVIELIFEDPIKLEILNNLSSFYSSIKKNGIINERLLTQTIRMIIENINLNENAILYKEPSKDEIEQLSLHSLEVAIYCISISKNRRIRFQDIENITSSALLHDIGKLKDAQKPHLEIALDLIKNNATFSPMVYVPILHIHEKIDGTGSYKVTGTKLHPHSQILHIANNYSNLIDKVTDINQRIEMMNMEASSRYDLNLFKQAMEVLYCYPNGLMVELTNSEQGLVCRQNIGFPSRPIIISNEGKIIDLMKEPTLFIKEIID from the coding sequence ATGAGATTAGTTATAGCTTCACAGAAGCATATTGGCAAAAAACTTGCATATCCAATTCGAACCAACAAAGGTCTTATATTTATGCCTCAAGGTAGAGAATTAACAGCATCAATTATTACCCGGATTAGAAATTTAGGTATCACTTATATTTATATTGAAGAAAAATTCTCTGATGAAGTTGTTATAGAATTAATTTTTGAAGATCCAATTAAATTAGAAATATTAAATAATTTGAGTAGTTTCTACTCTAGCATTAAAAAAAATGGTATTATCAATGAACGTTTACTGACACAAACTATACGTATGATTATTGAAAATATTAATTTAAATGAGAATGCCATTTTATATAAAGAACCCAGTAAAGATGAAATTGAGCAATTATCACTTCATTCATTAGAAGTGGCTATATATTGCATATCTATATCAAAAAATAGACGCATACGTTTTCAAGATATTGAAAATATTACATCAAGTGCCCTTTTGCATGATATAGGCAAACTGAAAGATGCTCAAAAACCTCACCTAGAAATAGCTCTAGACTTAATTAAAAATAATGCTACCTTTTCACCAATGGTATATGTTCCCATTTTGCACATACACGAAAAAATTGATGGAACAGGTTCTTATAAAGTAACAGGAACTAAACTCCATCCTCATTCTCAAATATTACACATAGCTAATAATTATAGCAATTTAATAGATAAAGTTACAGATATTAATCAACGCATCGAAATGATGAATATGGAGGCAAGCTCTAGATATGATCTAAATCTTTTTAAACAAGCTATGGAGGTGTTATATTGTTATCCGAATGGTCTTATGGTTGAATTGACAAATTCTGAACAAGGACTTGTTTGCAGGCAAAATATTGGTTTTCCATCTCGACCTATCATTATTTCAAACGAAGGAAAAATTATTGATCTAATGAAAGAACCCACACTTTTTATTAAGGAGATAATAGACTAA
- a CDS encoding cation:proton antiporter, giving the protein MLDYGFFLDLAIILLAAKIFGILSRKLQLPQVAGILVAGLIIGPNMLGWVKETEFLLQMGELGVIMLMFVAGLETDLKELKNTGLAALCIAAFGVVVPLTGGYLLYSVYDGFAAIGSHEFLKAIFIGVILTATSVSITVETLREMGKLKGKVGTAILSAAIIDDVIGIILLTFVIGFTNPESSGVAVIGNTVAFFVVAIVLGAIIHYIFKVIDHHDPHRRRLPIYGFAVCLLFAYIAEHYFGIADITGAYVAGIVLYNLSSSEYIIEKIDTNSYMLFSPIFFTSIGLKTELTGFTVPVLLFTIAFVIIALASKVVGCGYGAKLMGFKKHDAIKIGVGMMARGEVALIVAQKGLSAGLMDPVLFSAVIMLVILSSIATPIILKVLYAKDEKNESLANETEINEIPTDVATV; this is encoded by the coding sequence ATGCTCGATTATGGATTCTTTTTGGATTTAGCAATTATTTTATTGGCAGCTAAGATTTTTGGGATCTTATCTAGAAAGTTACAATTACCACAAGTAGCTGGCATATTAGTTGCTGGTTTAATTATTGGACCAAATATGCTCGGCTGGGTAAAAGAAACAGAATTTTTATTACAAATGGGTGAGCTTGGCGTTATCATGCTAATGTTTGTTGCAGGTCTTGAGACAGATTTAAAAGAACTGAAGAATACTGGTCTTGCGGCACTTTGTATAGCGGCATTCGGAGTTGTAGTGCCTCTAACTGGTGGCTACTTACTTTATTCTGTATATGATGGTTTTGCCGCAATCGGTAGTCACGAATTTTTAAAAGCAATATTTATTGGAGTCATTCTTACCGCAACTTCTGTAAGTATTACTGTTGAAACTTTACGAGAGATGGGCAAGCTTAAAGGAAAAGTTGGAACAGCGATTTTGAGTGCTGCGATTATTGATGACGTTATCGGTATTATTTTACTTACTTTTGTAATAGGATTTACAAATCCAGAAAGCAGCGGAGTGGCTGTAATCGGAAATACAGTGGCATTTTTCGTGGTGGCGATTGTTCTTGGTGCTATCATTCATTATATATTTAAAGTTATTGATCATCACGATCCACATAGAAGACGTCTTCCAATCTATGGATTTGCAGTATGTTTGCTCTTCGCGTATATAGCTGAACACTATTTTGGAATTGCTGATATCACTGGCGCGTACGTCGCAGGTATCGTGTTATATAACTTGTCATCTTCAGAATATATTATCGAAAAAATAGATACAAACTCTTATATGTTATTTAGTCCGATTTTCTTTACAAGCATTGGGCTTAAAACAGAACTTACAGGTTTTACTGTACCAGTACTTTTATTTACAATTGCATTTGTTATTATTGCATTAGCAAGCAAGGTGGTAGGCTGTGGCTATGGTGCAAAACTAATGGGCTTCAAAAAACATGATGCAATAAAAATTGGTGTCGGCATGATGGCGCGTGGCGAAGTCGCACTGATCGTCGCCCAAAAAGGTTTAAGCGCTGGGCTAATGGATCCAGTACTGTTTTCCGCAGTTATTATGCTAGTTATTCTTTCTTCTATTGCAACACCAATTATTTTGAAAGTCTTATATGCTAAAGATGAAAAAAATGAATCATTGGCAAATGAGACAGAGATTAATGAAATTCCAACAGATGTTGCAACAGTATAG
- a CDS encoding M18 family aminopeptidase — MTDYINGLLEFITAGSSMFLAANEVKKILQNQGFEDLDAAANIRKGGLYYKLVNDSAIFAFKIGSSDLKYKIIGTHLDAPGFRIKSNPITSSQGYVELNTEVYGGPIINTWFDRPLSISGRVCVKSDNVLKPSTILLDAKEPLMVIPNLAIHQNREVNDGVKLNPQKETLPIITYTNEEVNQNLLFDYIAAKLSIASEDILDLDLFLYPVETGCLVGLDKKFISSPRLDDLSMTYSGLMAFIESDPAAGVNVLACYDNEEVGSRSIAGANSPNLLFMLEKIALGLGKNRAEFIAALDDSFIISADVAHLSHPNYPEKLEPTNKVTPGGGVAIKISSNCSYTTNANTSAVFKAICQNEDVPYQTFMNRSDTKGGSTIGPITSSQTGIRSVDLGTPMLSMHSARELMAAEDLTHTIKIFRAFYRL; from the coding sequence ATGACTGATTATATAAACGGACTTTTAGAATTTATAACTGCAGGATCATCGATGTTTTTGGCGGCAAATGAGGTTAAAAAAATTTTGCAAAACCAGGGTTTTGAAGATCTAGATGCTGCTGCTAATATTAGAAAGGGTGGGCTATACTACAAGTTAGTAAACGACTCTGCAATTTTTGCGTTTAAAATTGGCTCTAGTGATTTAAAATACAAAATAATAGGAACGCATTTAGATGCGCCAGGGTTTAGAATTAAGTCTAATCCAATAACTTCGTCGCAAGGTTATGTAGAATTGAACACAGAAGTATACGGAGGACCGATTATCAATACCTGGTTTGATAGGCCTCTTTCTATTTCGGGAAGGGTATGTGTAAAAAGTGATAATGTTTTAAAACCGTCGACAATATTATTGGATGCAAAAGAACCGCTTATGGTGATTCCTAATTTGGCCATACATCAAAATCGTGAAGTAAATGATGGAGTGAAGTTGAATCCGCAAAAGGAAACTTTGCCAATCATCACATATACCAACGAAGAAGTGAACCAAAATTTGTTATTCGACTATATTGCAGCCAAATTGTCTATTGCATCCGAAGATATATTGGATCTAGATTTATTTTTGTATCCAGTGGAAACAGGTTGCTTGGTAGGGCTAGATAAAAAATTTATTTCGAGTCCACGTTTAGATGATTTATCTATGACATATAGTGGATTGATGGCGTTTATAGAAAGCGATCCAGCGGCAGGAGTTAATGTGCTTGCTTGCTATGATAATGAAGAAGTGGGTAGCAGAAGTATAGCAGGAGCAAACTCTCCAAATTTATTATTTATGCTAGAGAAAATAGCATTAGGCTTGGGTAAGAATCGTGCCGAATTTATAGCCGCGTTGGATGATTCGTTTATAATTTCTGCAGATGTTGCGCATTTGTCGCATCCAAACTATCCAGAAAAGCTAGAGCCTACAAATAAAGTAACGCCAGGCGGAGGTGTTGCAATAAAAATTAGTTCCAATTGTAGTTATACAACGAACGCAAATACGTCTGCCGTATTTAAAGCAATATGCCAAAACGAAGATGTTCCGTATCAAACTTTTATGAATAGGTCAGATACAAAAGGTGGGTCAACAATCGGGCCAATTACTTCTTCGCAAACTGGAATACGCAGTGTAGATCTAGGAACTCCAATGCTAAGCATGCATTCTGCTAGAGAGCTTATGGCAGCAGAAGATTTGACCCACACTATTAAAATTTTTAGAGCTTTTTACCGATTATAA
- a CDS encoding L-threonylcarbamoyladenylate synthase, which yields MDTIILSKTDNLELAINILKNGGLVVSPTETVYGLCANALDENAVENIFKAKGRPADNPLIVHIASLAMLDQLVAEISANAQKLIDAFWPGPLTLIFKSQNIIPNKTRANLQTVAIRFPENKIIIELIKKSKLPLAAPSANTSGKPSPTNIDRVIEDLFGKVDCIIDGGNCKIGLESTVVDVSGDNARILRPGFITAAMLEKIVPSVSAPASAFPIAPGMKYKHYAPSANVAIVDGNDLQEIAKKICCLIKKDRHKRAGVLIVDEMISFFEDIPVVSLGSITNLESIASNLFEKLRQLDDLKLEQVYTIYLHDKNLGLSIMNRLLKASNNQIIY from the coding sequence ATGGATACAATTATTTTAAGCAAAACTGACAATCTTGAACTAGCAATCAATATCTTAAAAAATGGAGGGCTTGTTGTATCTCCTACCGAAACTGTATATGGACTGTGTGCCAATGCGTTAGATGAAAATGCAGTAGAAAATATTTTTAAAGCAAAAGGAAGACCCGCAGATAATCCGCTAATTGTCCATATTGCTTCGTTGGCAATGCTAGATCAATTAGTAGCAGAAATTTCGGCAAATGCTCAAAAACTTATAGACGCTTTTTGGCCCGGACCTCTCACACTTATATTTAAATCGCAAAATATTATACCAAACAAAACTCGTGCAAACTTACAAACAGTAGCAATTCGCTTTCCGGAAAATAAAATAATTATAGAATTAATTAAAAAATCTAAATTGCCTCTTGCCGCACCAAGTGCAAATACCTCCGGTAAGCCTAGTCCAACCAATATTGATAGAGTTATAGAAGACTTATTTGGAAAAGTAGATTGCATTATTGATGGCGGTAACTGTAAAATAGGATTAGAATCGACTGTTGTGGATGTTTCGGGAGACAATGCGAGAATATTGAGACCTGGATTTATAACTGCAGCAATGCTCGAGAAAATTGTACCTAGTGTTAGCGCTCCTGCTAGTGCGTTTCCGATTGCTCCAGGGATGAAATATAAACATTATGCTCCTTCTGCAAATGTTGCAATTGTAGATGGCAACGATTTACAAGAGATAGCTAAGAAAATATGTTGTTTGATAAAAAAAGATAGACATAAGCGAGCAGGTGTTTTAATTGTAGATGAAATGATTTCATTTTTTGAAGATATTCCTGTAGTAAGTCTGGGAAGTATTACCAATTTAGAAAGTATTGCTAGTAATTTATTCGAAAAACTTAGACAATTAGATGACTTAAAATTGGAGCAAGTCTATACAATTTATTTACATGACAAAAACCTTGGTCTAAGTATAATGAATAGACTTCTCAAGGCGTCTAACAACCAGATTATTTATTAA
- the rpiB gene encoding ribose 5-phosphate isomerase B, with protein MIAIGSDHGGFALKQEIIAHLKERGIDFADVGCYDEQSTDYPDYAKKVADMVLSKEAETGILICGTGIGISITANKIKGIRCALCHDIFSAKATREHNDANVLAFGGRIIGPGLALAIVDEFLNTPFSNDPRHIRRISKIEN; from the coding sequence ATGATAGCCATTGGTTCAGACCATGGAGGATTTGCATTAAAGCAAGAGATAATAGCTCATCTTAAGGAAAGAGGTATAGACTTTGCAGATGTTGGTTGCTATGACGAACAGTCGACAGATTATCCCGACTATGCAAAAAAGGTTGCCGATATGGTTCTTAGCAAGGAGGCTGAAACAGGAATACTAATTTGCGGTACTGGTATAGGTATTTCGATAACGGCAAATAAGATAAAAGGAATTCGCTGCGCTTTATGCCACGATATATTTAGTGCAAAAGCAACCCGAGAACATAACGATGCAAATGTTTTGGCGTTTGGTGGGCGTATAATAGGCCCTGGATTGGCATTAGCAATAGTAGATGAATTTTTGAATACACCATTTTCGAACGACCCACGCCACATAAGACGAATATCCAAAATTGAAAATTAG
- the upp gene encoding uracil phosphoribosyltransferase, translated as MSNLVIIDHPLVMHKLSILRDVNTGKKEFREIVRELAQFMCFEATKNLPLEDYEITTPITKMIAKRISGKNLSVIPILRAGLGMVDGVLDLIPTAKVGHIGLYRDPETLTPVEYYCKLPTQIEERHIFVLDPMLATGGSAISAISFLKDKGCNNINFMCILAAPEGVEKLQLAHPDINIYVCAVDEKLNDHGYIVPGLGDAGDRLFGTK; from the coding sequence ATGAGTAATCTTGTTATTATAGACCACCCACTTGTGATGCACAAGCTTTCTATATTGAGAGATGTGAACACAGGAAAGAAAGAATTTAGAGAAATTGTTCGCGAGCTTGCGCAGTTTATGTGTTTTGAAGCTACTAAAAATTTGCCGTTAGAAGACTATGAAATTACAACACCAATTACAAAAATGATAGCTAAGCGTATATCTGGAAAAAATCTTAGCGTAATACCAATTCTTCGCGCAGGATTGGGGATGGTAGATGGTGTATTAGATCTAATTCCAACTGCAAAGGTGGGCCATATCGGACTATATCGTGATCCAGAAACGCTAACGCCGGTTGAGTATTATTGCAAGCTGCCAACTCAAATCGAAGAAAGGCATATATTTGTATTAGACCCTATGCTAGCAACAGGCGGCTCGGCTATTTCTGCTATTTCATTTCTAAAGGATAAAGGATGTAACAATATCAATTTTATGTGTATCTTAGCCGCGCCAGAAGGAGTGGAAAAATTACAGTTGGCTCATCCTGATATCAATATATATGTATGTGCTGTTGATGAAAAGCTCAATGACCACGGATATATAGTACCAGGATTAGGTGACGCTGGAGATCGTTTGTTTGGAACCAAGTAA
- a CDS encoding deoxycytidylate deaminase: MRPSWDQYFMDIAHLVKTRSTCTRRQVGAVVVKDKQILSTGYNGAPTSCTHCIELGCMRTKLNIPSGERHELCRALHAEQNAITQAAKNGTAVAGAVIYVTAQPCSMCAKVLINSGIAKIIYQGNYPDPLAIELLNEAKIHMEQFGTIENESNRGLEK; encoded by the coding sequence ATGAGACCGTCTTGGGATCAATATTTTATGGACATTGCTCATTTGGTAAAAACTCGATCTACATGTACACGACGCCAGGTAGGCGCTGTTGTTGTAAAGGATAAGCAAATATTATCGACAGGATATAATGGTGCTCCCACAAGCTGTACGCATTGTATTGAGTTAGGCTGCATGAGAACTAAGTTAAATATTCCATCTGGAGAACGTCATGAATTGTGTCGAGCATTACATGCCGAACAAAATGCAATAACGCAAGCTGCAAAGAATGGCACCGCTGTTGCGGGCGCTGTAATTTATGTAACGGCTCAGCCGTGCAGTATGTGTGCAAAAGTACTTATAAACTCAGGGATAGCCAAAATTATATACCAAGGAAATTATCCAGATCCATTGGCAATAGAGCTATTAAATGAAGCTAAAATCCACATGGAGCAATTTGGGACTATTGAAAATGAAAGCAACAGGGGATTGGAAAAATAA